Part of the Paludisphaera borealis genome, GAGAGAAGGAATCCGTCACCGACTTTCAAGGACCCAACCGACGGCGGACTCCGAGAGATCGAGGCTCGCCTGATGAACGCACTCAATCGCCATACTCTCACGAAGGCGCTTTTTGAGAGGGGGCAGCTTTCTCAGTTGGAGAATTTCGCCCCCCTGGAAGAATCCCGCGTGCTGATCGCTCGTCTCAAGGGAATAGAGGATCAACTGACGGGGGAACTGGAGTTCGTCGAGACGATCGAGTCGCCCAGCGTGGGAGCGGAGGTCCTGGAAGCGCAAAGCCGTCAGCAGGATGCGAGACTCGCTGTTGAACGATATCAAGCACTTGCCAAGCAACACTCCACCTTCAAGCCCGCGTTAGCCGATGCCGAAATGGGGCTGCGAGTCGCGTCTTTCGAGTTGTTCGTCAAGAAAAAGGAACTGGAAAGGTGCAAATTGCAGGAGGGCCTGCTCCGAACTCGCCTGAAGCAGGCCCAACGCATCCTGGACTGGGCCAAGAGCCACTTCAAGGAGCTTGGCAGCCTGGACGGTCCAGCTTTCGATCAGCCCGCTCCAGGGGTGCCGATCGTTGCTCCGCCGCCGCCCTCAGCCCGCTGATCCCGACTTGATCAGGCCGCTGATCGCCTTGAATTCGGGGCGGTCGGCGGTCTCGCACCATTCGAAGAGGACGGCTTCGGTGGTGGAGATGGTCGCGCCGGCGTTTTCGAGGCGGCGCAGCGCGAACTTCTGGTCGGAGCTGCTCCGGGAGGCGACGGCGTCGGCAGGGATCTGGACGCGGAAGCCGAGATCGAGCAGTTCCAGAGCCGTCTGGGCGACGCAGACGTGCGCCTCGATGCCCGCAAGGGTGATGTGGCGGATGTGGCGGCCGTAAAGCTGTTCGAGGATCTGGGGCACTGCGCAGCACTGGAACGCGAGCTTCGACGGTCGGTCCGGGATCAATTCGGCGATCGCCGGGATCGTGGCGCCGAGGCCCTTGGGGTACTGCTCGGTGGCTGACGCCGGGATGTTCAGCAGCTTCGCCCCGTGGATCAGCCGGACGGCGTTGGCCACGAGGCGTTCACGGTCGGGAATCGCCGCGATCAGCTTTTCCTGGACGTCGATCACCAGCAACGCGCCTCGGGGCGCGGTCAGTCGTTGGGTTGCGCGCATCGTTCTTTTCCTCCATTCGGGTCGGCCCGTTCCGGGCGGTTCGCCCTGCAAAATCTGGGCCGTCGTCTCCATCCGTCGTCCCTATTATAAGGGCTGCTCCTTGCCGGCGGGAGATCGGCGGACTACGATGTTTTTTGGAATGCCGTCGACCCGGACTTTCGCGGCTCCCCCTGCCTGTCGTGCTCGATCCGAATTCGTTTAGCCTGGACTGGGTTACCCACGTGGCCGAAAAGCCCCGAGTTCTTGTCATCGAGCGGGACGCGTCGAGGGGCAAGGCGATTCTCGAAACCCTCGGCGACGCGTTCGAGGTCACGACCGTCCAATCGATCTCCAAGGCGCTCTCGATGCTCCGCGACTCGCGGTTCGAGGGGGTTTACGTCGACTCGGCCCAGCTTTCGGCCGTACGATGGGTGGGGATGATCATCCAGGCCGAGGAGATCCTCGACGCGATCGCCGACGGCGTGGCGGTCGTCGACCCGGACCTGAGGATCATCTGGGCGAACCCCGAATTCTTGTCGCTGACCAGCGCCGAGACACAGGTCATCGGCAATCGGTTCTTCCAGGCGCTCGACGAGTCGGAGATCCTCGGCCCCGAGCCCTGTCCGTTCACGACGTCCGTCGCCTCGAAGTCGCCGTCGAGCACGCTGCTGAAGATCCGCAACAATCGGTATCTCCGCGTGACGGTCACGCCGGTGTTCGACGCTCAGCACGTGCTCACCCACCTGATCGCGCTCACCCGCGAGATCACCGACGAGACCCAGCAGCAGCTCAAGGTCAACGCCATCGCCAAGGCGGGCGACGAGCTTGCCGACCTCACGCCCGAGGAACTCTCGGAGATGGGGGTCGACGAGCGGACCGACCTGCTGAAGCTCAACATCGCGCGGCACATGAAGGACCTGATGGGTCTCGACTTCATGGAGATCCGCCTGCTCCACCGGGAGACCGGCAAGCTGATCCCGCTCTTGACCGAGGGGATGACCCCGCTCGCCGCCAACCGCGAGCTGTTGGCCCGCAAGCACGGGCAGGGGGTCACCGGCTTCGTGGCCGCCACCGGGCAGAGCTACCTCTGTCCCGACACGACCAAGGACCCGATCTACATCGAAGGGGCCGAGGGCGCCCGCAGCTCGCTCACCGTGCCGCTGATCTACCACGGCAACGTGATCGGCACGCTGAACGTCGAGAGCCCGCAGGCCGACGCGTTCGACGACCGCGACCGCCAGTTCCTGGAGATCTACGGCCGCAATGTCGCCTCGGCCCTCAACACCCTCGAACTGCTCCA contains:
- a CDS encoding hydrolase, with translation MRATQRLTAPRGALLVIDVQEKLIAAIPDRERLVANAVRLIHGAKLLNIPASATEQYPKGLGATIPAIAELIPDRPSKLAFQCCAVPQILEQLYGRHIRHITLAGIEAHVCVAQTALELLDLGFRVQIPADAVASRSSSDQKFALRRLENAGATISTTEAVLFEWCETADRPEFKAISGLIKSGSAG
- a CDS encoding response regulator, giving the protein MAEKPRVLVIERDASRGKAILETLGDAFEVTTVQSISKALSMLRDSRFEGVYVDSAQLSAVRWVGMIIQAEEILDAIADGVAVVDPDLRIIWANPEFLSLTSAETQVIGNRFFQALDESEILGPEPCPFTTSVASKSPSSTLLKIRNNRYLRVTVTPVFDAQHVLTHLIALTREITDETQQQLKVNAIAKAGDELADLTPEELSEMGVDERTDLLKLNIARHMKDLMGLDFMEIRLLHRETGKLIPLLTEGMTPLAANRELLARKHGQGVTGFVAATGQSYLCPDTTKDPIYIEGAEGARSSLTVPLIYHGNVIGTLNVESPQADAFDDRDRQFLEIYGRNVASALNTLELLQAEKASTANASVQAISREVAMPLDDIITDAATILDRYAGHDEDIIARLRHLLYRAREIRGIIHKVGTSIAPPPSRVVKAPAAKLAGARILVVDADEAIRRSAHQLLGMQGADVETARDAHEALALMRQNSYSAALADIRLPDLDGYEIFRRLRETQPGTPVILMTGFGYDPTHSIVKARQEGLQTVLYKPFRSDRLMEAVEQALHINTAQPGRDGEKPKSPHPDPVPTPAEDPPPAS